CGGCGCGCTCCAGATAGAGGAGTTCGTGGCTGAAGGCGAGATCGTCGATATAACTGGCGAAGCGATGATGCCGCAGATCATCGGTCGTGCGGATCGGTGGATGCGCGTCGAGATAGTCGGCCGTCGCGTAGAGCTTCAGGCGATATTCGCAGAGCTTCGTATAGACGTACTGACCCTGCTCGGGACGTTCGAGCGTCACGGCGATATCGGCCTCGCGCTTCGAAAGGCTGACGAAATGCGGCACCGGCAACAGGTCGATCGTGATGTTCGGATGCGCGTCCTGAAAACGCGCGAGTTGCGGCGCGAGAAAAAAGCAGCCGAAGCCTTCCGTCGAACCGACGCGCACATGTCCCGACAGCGCGTGTCCCGTATTGGCGATCTGTTCGGTGGCCGATTGCACGGTCGTTTCGATGGAATCGACGAAACCGAGCAGGCGCTGGCCCTCGGCGGTCAGAATGAATCCGCCGCTGCGGGACTTGTCGAACAGGAGCGTGCCGAGCGCGTCTTCGAGGGCGCGCACGCGCCGCGCGACAGTCGTGTAATCGACGCCGAGACGCTTTGCCGCGCCGCTCGCGCGCTGCGTCCGGGCGACTTCGAGGAAGAAGCGCAGATCGTCCCAGTTGAGTCGGGCGAGGTCGAGCTTGGCGGGTTGCATGGCCTTTTTTTGCATATCGATCGGGTATTTTTATAGTGCCATGATGGACTTTTGCATAA
This portion of the Caballeronia insecticola genome encodes:
- a CDS encoding LysR family transcriptional regulator — encoded protein: MQKKAMQPAKLDLARLNWDDLRFFLEVARTQRASGAAKRLGVDYTTVARRVRALEDALGTLLFDKSRSGGFILTAEGQRLLGFVDSIETTVQSATEQIANTGHALSGHVRVGSTEGFGCFFLAPQLARFQDAHPNITIDLLPVPHFVSLSKREADIAVTLERPEQGQYVYTKLCEYRLKLYATADYLDAHPPIRTTDDLRHHRFASYIDDLAFSHELLYLERAVPGAVSRWRSTSAIAQYFAALQGRALAILPCFMASSDARFVPVLPDDIVVTRAFYLSCREDLRKLKRITTVWDYLRAAAEANRAFLMGDGDHMAWVDVKSS